TCACCCTGCTGAACCCCAAGGCCATCGTGTTCTACATGGCCTTCTTCCCGCTCTTCGTCGATCCGGCGCGGCACCAGGGCCTGATCAGCTTCGGCGCGATGGCCGCGACGATCGCGGTGCTGACCCTGGCCTATGGCCTGATCGTCGCGCTGCTGACCCTGCGCCTGGCCGATCGCCTGCGCAACAGCCCGCGCCTGAGCCAGGCGCTGGAGAAGCTGGCCGGCACGGTGCTGATCGGCTTCGGCCTGAAGCTGGCGCTATCGCGCTGAACTGAATTTTTTCGGCGCAGCATGGAATAAAGCGCCTCGTCCCGGTGTTCATGCAGGGTCATACCCCCAAGGAGACCCATGATGATCCGTTCCTCCAAGCGACTCCTGCACCGCGGCGCCCTGCTGCTGACGGTCCTGGCCCTGGCCGCCTGCGCCGGCATGCAGCCAGAGAAAAAGCCTGCCGCGCCGGCGATGGCCGACAACGGCGCCCTGGTCGGCCCGAGCAAGATGACGCTCTACACCTTCGACCGCGACAACGCCGGCTCCGGCAAGAGCGTCTGCAACGGCCCCTGCGCCACCAACTGGCCGCCGCTGATGGTCGCGCGGGCCGAGGACAAGGCGCAGGGCGACTGGAGCATCGTGCTGCGCGACGACGGCAGCCGCCAATGGGCCTACAAGGGCCGGCCGCTGTACTACTGGGTCAAGGACCAGAAGCCCGGCGACCGCACCGGCGACGGCGTCAACCAGGTCTGGCGCACCGCTACGCCCTGAGCCGGCGCATCACTCCCTGCTCCCATGATCCTCGACGAGGCCCTGCCGCATCTGCCGCGCCTGCGCCGCCATGCGCGGCTCCTGACCGGCGATGCGGCGCGCGCCGACGATCTGCTGCAGGACACGCTGGAGCGCGCGCTGCTGAAGGCCGCCCTGTGGCGGCCCGAGCTGGGCGGGCCAGACCGGGGTCAGGCCTTGCGCGCCTGGCTGCTGAGCCTGATGCACCGGCTGTTCCTGAACCAGCTGCGCGACGAGCGCCGCCATGCGCATGAGGAATTCGACGATGCGCTGCATGGCGGCGCTAGCGCGCAGGACAACGCGCTGCCGCTGCGCCTGGACCTGGAGAAGGCGCTGGCCGCGCTGCCGGCCGCGGGACGCGAGGTGCTGCTGCTGGTCTGCGTCGAGGAGCTCAGCTACGAGGAGGCGGCCCGGGTGCTGGACCTGCCGCTGGGCACGGTAATGTCGCGCCTGTCGCGCGCCCGCGAGCGGCTGCGCCAGCTGATGCAGGAGCAACCCCTGCAGCGCGCGCCGGCCGCGCTGCGGGTGATCAAGTGAGCACCGCCGCATCCCCATCATGAGCACACAAGAGATCAGCAGCATGGACGAGACCCGGCTGCATGCCTATGTGGACGGCCGGCTGGATGCCGAGGCCAGCGCCGCGGTGGCCGCCTGGTTGCAGCAGCATCCGGCCGAGGCGCAGCGGGTGGCCGACTGGCGCCGCCAGCGCGAGGCGCTGCGGGGCCTGCATGCCGGGCTGCTGGACGAGCCGCTGCCGCGGGCCCTGCTGCAGGGCCTGCGCCGCGGCGAGCGCGGCCTGGCCGCGAATGCACCGAGCTTCCGGCTCCAGGCCCTGGCCGGCGTGGCCCTGCTGGGCCTGGGCCTCGCACTCGGCTGGCAGGCGCGCGAGTGGACGACAACGGCGCCCGCCATCGCCACGCCCGGCTTCGTCCGCGATGCCGGCATCGCCCATGCCGTCTACCAGCCCGAGCGCCGCCATCCGGTCGAGGTCGGCGCCGAGCAGCAGGCCCATCTGGTGCAATGGCTCAGCAAGCGCCTGGGCGAGCCGCTGCGCGTGCCGCATCTGGAAGGCCTGGGCTGGCGCCTGATGGGCGGGCGCCTGCTGCCGGCCGGCGCGGAGCAGGATGAAGGCCCGCCGCAGGCCCGCGCGCAGTTCATGTACGAAGAACGGGACGGCGCCGCGGGCGAGCGGCTGACCCTGTATGTCTCGGTGCTCGGCACCGCGCAGGCCAGGCCCGACGGCACCGCCTTCCGCTTCAGCGAGTCGGCCGACGGCCAGCGCCGCAGCTTCTACTGGGTCGACGGCCGGCTGGGCTATGCGCTGACCGGTCGGCTGCCGCGCGAGCAGCTGGCGCGGCTGGGCGAACAGGTCTACCGACAGCTGCGGCAGGAGCCGTCGCCGCCATGAAAGAAAACGGGGCCCGAGGGCCCCGTTGAGGATGAGAGGCCGCCAGGACCTGCTCAGACGGCCGCCACCGCCTTGCGACGGCGCACGATCGCCCCCACGGCCGCCAGGCCGGCCAGGCTCATCAGCCAGGTGCTGGGCTCGGGAACGGCGCTGATGCTCAGCGCGCCGCTGCCGAAATCACCACTGGAGGTTTCGTATCGCAGATAGGGCTCGCCGAACCCGCTGCTCAGCAGCAGATTGTCGGCACTGCCGACGTTGTACACGGCATCCAGGCCCACGACTCGTCCATCGATGAACGAGACCGAGGCCGAATTGGGCTCGGCACCGGCCAGGGCGTAGCTCTTGCCGGCAAAGCTGAACTGCAGCGCCGTCAGAGACAGCCATTCGGTGCCGGCCGTGAGCTGGCTGTCGTCAAAGCTGAACTGGCCGCTGAAGACCTGACCCTTGAGCAGGCCGTCCTCGATGCTGCCGCTGAAGTTGTAGGTCGCGGCCTGGGCCACACCGACCAGGCTCAGGGCCGCCAGGGCCAGCAGGGATTTCTTGGCGATGTTGTTCATCATGGTTTTCTCCTTGAAGCGGCGCGCGCTCATCAGAACTTGAAGCTGGAGGCGTTCAGGGCCGTGCAGGCCACGCCCTTGAGCTGGACCAGCGGGCGACTCTTGGCCGGGCCGGCCGCGCCGTCGGTGTCGATGCCGACCACCGCATTGGCGCCCGACATGCTGCAGCTCACATGACCCTGGCCCAGCGGGTCGCCGCCGGCCACGCCGATGGACTGCAGCAGCTTGGTCAGCACCAGGCGGTCCTCGCCGACCGTGAAGTCGGTGATGGTGTCGCCGGCGTCCAGCAGGCTGCCGTAGACGAAGTTGTCGCGCCCCGCGCCGCCGGTCAGGGTGTCGGCGCCCGCGCCGCCCTCGATCAGGTCGTCGCCGGCCGTGCCGACCAGGGTGTCGCGGCCGCTGGTGCCGAGCAGCGACTTCTGCAGGTTCAGGCCCAGCACGACCGGGTCATGGTCGGAGGACTTGTAGGCGGTCGGCGCGTAGTAGTCGGGGCCGCAGGTGGCGCAGGCCGGCTTCTTGAACTCCAGGTTGTAGTCGATGATCAGCGGCTCGTCGGCATTGATGTGCCAGGGCGCGGCGCTGACGATCTTGGCCGACAGGCCCGGGGTGGCCAGCGCATGGTCCAGGCGGCCGGCCAGGCCGTCGAACACATAGCTGTAGGCGCCCGGCTCGAAGCGGCCTTCCTGGTCCAGCACGAAGCCGTCATGGGTCAGCGCGTGGATCGGGTCTTCCTGGGCATAGGCGTTGAAGTCGCCCAGCAGCATCACGTCGGGCGTGCCGGCCTGGGCCTGCACGGTGCCGACGAACTCGCGCAGGCGCTGGGCCTGTTCCACCCGGGTGGCGTTCCAGCAGCTCTGGCCGTCGCGCTGGTCGGCATCGGCACCACCGCCGCTGGGGCAGCTGCCCTTGGACTTCAGGTGGTTGACCAGCACCGCGAAGCGCTCGCCGTTGGGCGCCTCGAAGCCCTGGGCGAAGGTCGGCCGGTTGTTCACCGCATCGGTGTCCGACAGCGCGGCGCCGCGCAGGCTCAGGCGGCCGGGCTTGTAGATCAGCGCGACGCGGATCGCATCGCTGCCGGTGTCCAGGCCGCCCTTGGGCACGACCTTGTAAGTGTTGGCGCCCAACCTGGCGTTCAGCGCGTCGACCAGGTTCTGCGCCGCCACGTCGCCGTTGTTCTGGATCTCCATCAGGCCCACGACATCGGCATTGATGGTCGACAGCGAGGCCACCAGCTTGGTCTGCTGGCGCTGGAACTCGGCCAGGTTGCTGGCGCCGCGGCAGTTGCTCGCCGAGACCGCGCCGCCCAGGCTGCAGCCCTGGCCGCTCTGGCCGCTGGCGGTCTGGCCGTTGGTGAAGGTGGTGAAGTAGTTCAGCACATTGGCGCTGGCCACCTTGTAGTTGCCGCCCGCGGCGGCCGGCGCGGCCGTGCGCGGGTTGCTGCGCTCGAAGGCCACCGGCTGGGTCGGCTGCAGCTTGTACATCGCGGCGCCGGCCGTGTTGTTGGTCGCCAGGCCGAAGTCGATCACGCCGGTCAGCGCGGGCGTGGTGTCGCCGGCGCGCACGGTGTTGTCGGCGCCGATATAGGGCGTCGGGTCGGGGTTCTGGGCCGTGGTGTTGTCGTCCAGAATGAACATGCGGCGCGCGTTGTCGAGCGCCAGGCTCTGCGCATCGGCCGAGCCGGGGCGGTGCAGATTGGTCGGCTGCTGCAGGCGGCCGCCGGCGGCCATCGTCAGCTGGCCGTAGCGGCCCAGGAAGTAGTTCTGCTGCACGGTCAGCGGGCCCTTCAGCGTGACCAGCATGCCTTCATAAGCCTCCAGGCCGCCGCTGGCCAGCTGGTTCAGGTCCACCTCGATCGGCGCGATCGCATGGCCGCTGCTCAGCACGGTCTGCGCGGTCGGCGCGCTCAGCTGGGTGATCGGGTTGGCCTGGGCATCGGCGCTGCCGCTGGAGACGACGAACTCGCCGACCTTGGCGGTGATCTTCAGCTCCTGGCCCAGCTGGGCGCTGTTGGCCGCGTTGGTGTAGACGAAGATGCCGTCCGAGGTGGCGGCGTCGCCGTCGCCCAGGCGGTCCTGCAGGTAGAAGCCGGTGGCCGTCACATGGGTCACGACGCCGGTGGTGGTGACCGTGCGGTCCTTGTAGGGGCTCTGCTTGCCGCTGCCCTGGATCTTGTAGATCGCCGCGGCCTCGCCGGCCGGCGGGTTGCCGCCGTTGTCGCAGCTGACGGCGGCGCTGGCGCTGTTGCGCGGCGCCGGGGCGGCGACGCTGAAGTCCGCCTTGTTGTCGTTGTTGTCGGTGCAGCCCTGGCCCGCGCGCAGCGCGGCCGTGGTGGCGCTGAGCTTGCCGGTGGCACCGCTGCCCTCGAAGAAGGCCGCGCTGCCGTAGCCGACCAGGTCGACCAGATTGCCGCCGCTGGGGGTGGCGCTGTTCAGGCCGGCGCTGCTGGAGACCAGCGCGAGCTTGCCGTCGCTGCCGCCCAGGGCCAGGCTGCCGATCACGTCGGGGGTCGGCAGGTTCTCGCTGCCGCCGGTGCCGTCGGCGCCCTTGATCAGCAGGTATTTGCCCGGGGCCAGGAACAGGTCGTTGTCCGAGATGCGGTTGATCTGGCCGGCATTGCCGCCGATCAGGCCGCTGGCCGAGCCATATTGCACCGACCAGCCCTTCAGATTGACCGGAGCGCTGCCGGCATTAAAGAGCTCGATGAAATCGCTCTTCAAAACCGCGCCGCCGTTGCCGCCGCCGCCGAAAACCTGGCTGATCACGACACCATTTGCCGAGGCCATCGCCGTCGGCGCCGCAAATACCGCGGCCAGCAGGAAAACAAGGGGTTTTAGTTTCATGGCAGAAGGACGAGGGTGGAGCTTGGGGAAAACACATCCGCCGACCGGTCATGCCCGCGAAACCCCCATGGAATCATGGGCTTGCGCGAACCGTCGGGAGCGGCACCGGCGCGATGCTAGCGGTTCAATATGACAGCTTGAGACACCATGAACGCGGGGGTGTCGGCGCCGAGATACTGCGCGGCCCGATATTGATTCAGGGTATCTGCGTAGCAAAGGCACGCAAATTTTGCGCAAATACAGCGCAAATTGAACGCAAACGCGCAAACGGTTGCACATACTCGGGCAAGTGCTTGATTCTGCGCGCTGGGCGGCGCAATTCCGGCCCTGGCGCCGCGGCCGCCGATGGGGCGCGGCGCCCCGATTTGGAACGCCTGGGACTTTCCCGGGGTTTGGTGCGGCGGGCCGCGGCAAACCCAGTCAAACCCCGGGGGAACCCGCGTCCTGCCGGTTATGCCCGGGCCACCGACCGGAATGAGCCGGTGCGCGACCCGCTACCCATAATCGGCGCCGTCCCGGCCTCCCCTCCCCCCTGCCCATCCATGTCGCCCCTGCTGCTGCTGACCGTCGTGCTCGCCTATTTCGCGCTGCTGCTGGGCGTGGCCTGGTGGAGTTCGCGCGCGGCCGACAACCAGAGCTTCTTCATCGGCAACCGCAACAGCAACTGGGGCCTGGTGGCCTTCGGCATGGTCGGCACCTCGCTGTCGGGCGTGACCTTCATCAGCGTGCCGGGCCAGGTCGGCGCCTCGGCCTTCGGCTATTTCCAGATCGTGCTGGGCCAGTTCCTCGGCTATGCGGTGATCGCCTTCGTGC
This genomic stretch from Roseateles sp. DAIF2 harbors:
- a CDS encoding PEP-CTERM sorting domain-containing protein, yielding MMNNIAKKSLLALAALSLVGVAQAATYNFSGSIEDGLLKGQVFSGQFSFDDSQLTAGTEWLSLTALQFSFAGKSYALAGAEPNSASVSFIDGRVVGLDAVYNVGSADNLLLSSGFGEPYLRYETSSGDFGSGALSISAVPEPSTWLMSLAGLAAVGAIVRRRKAVAAV
- a CDS encoding anti-sigma factor, which gives rise to MSTQEISSMDETRLHAYVDGRLDAEASAAVAAWLQQHPAEAQRVADWRRQREALRGLHAGLLDEPLPRALLQGLRRGERGLAANAPSFRLQALAGVALLGLGLALGWQAREWTTTAPAIATPGFVRDAGIAHAVYQPERRHPVEVGAEQQAHLVQWLSKRLGEPLRVPHLEGLGWRLMGGRLLPAGAEQDEGPPQARAQFMYEERDGAAGERLTLYVSVLGTAQARPDGTAFRFSESADGQRRSFYWVDGRLGYALTGRLPREQLARLGEQVYRQLRQEPSPP
- a CDS encoding RNA polymerase sigma factor: MILDEALPHLPRLRRHARLLTGDAARADDLLQDTLERALLKAALWRPELGGPDRGQALRAWLLSLMHRLFLNQLRDERRHAHEEFDDALHGGASAQDNALPLRLDLEKALAALPAAGREVLLLVCVEELSYEEAARVLDLPLGTVMSRLSRARERLRQLMQEQPLQRAPAALRVIK
- a CDS encoding ExeM/NucH family extracellular endonuclease, with product MKLKPLVFLLAAVFAAPTAMASANGVVISQVFGGGGNGGAVLKSDFIELFNAGSAPVNLKGWSVQYGSASGLIGGNAGQINRISDNDLFLAPGKYLLIKGADGTGGSENLPTPDVIGSLALGGSDGKLALVSSSAGLNSATPSGGNLVDLVGYGSAAFFEGSGATGKLSATTAALRAGQGCTDNNDNKADFSVAAPAPRNSASAAVSCDNGGNPPAGEAAAIYKIQGSGKQSPYKDRTVTTTGVVTHVTATGFYLQDRLGDGDAATSDGIFVYTNAANSAQLGQELKITAKVGEFVVSSGSADAQANPITQLSAPTAQTVLSSGHAIAPIEVDLNQLASGGLEAYEGMLVTLKGPLTVQQNYFLGRYGQLTMAAGGRLQQPTNLHRPGSADAQSLALDNARRMFILDDNTTAQNPDPTPYIGADNTVRAGDTTPALTGVIDFGLATNNTAGAAMYKLQPTQPVAFERSNPRTAAPAAAGGNYKVASANVLNYFTTFTNGQTASGQSGQGCSLGGAVSASNCRGASNLAEFQRQQTKLVASLSTINADVVGLMEIQNNGDVAAQNLVDALNARLGANTYKVVPKGGLDTGSDAIRVALIYKPGRLSLRGAALSDTDAVNNRPTFAQGFEAPNGERFAVLVNHLKSKGSCPSGGGADADQRDGQSCWNATRVEQAQRLREFVGTVQAQAGTPDVMLLGDFNAYAQEDPIHALTHDGFVLDQEGRFEPGAYSYVFDGLAGRLDHALATPGLSAKIVSAAPWHINADEPLIIDYNLEFKKPACATCGPDYYAPTAYKSSDHDPVVLGLNLQKSLLGTSGRDTLVGTAGDDLIEGGAGADTLTGGAGRDNFVYGSLLDAGDTITDFTVGEDRLVLTKLLQSIGVAGGDPLGQGHVSCSMSGANAVVGIDTDGAAGPAKSRPLVQLKGVACTALNASSFKF